A single region of the Candidatus Binatia bacterium genome encodes:
- a CDS encoding methyltransferase domain-containing protein, translating to MDALAQFKETQRKSWAHFAPLEALTTPAAARLVRHAGVQTGQRVLDVACGTGVVAVTAARRGARATGLDLTPELLARARENAQIAEV from the coding sequence ATGGACGCTTTGGCCCAATTCAAGGAGACCCAGCGGAAGAGCTGGGCGCACTTCGCCCCGCTGGAGGCCCTCACCACCCCCGCCGCCGCACGGCTCGTTCGCCATGCCGGCGTGCAGACCGGGCAGCGCGTGCTGGACGTGGCCTGCGGGACGGGGGTCGTGGCGGTGACCGCGGCGCGGCGCGGAGCCCGCGCCACCGGGCTCGATCTCACGCCCGAGCTGCTCGCGCGGGCGCGAGAGAATGCCCAGATCGCCGAGGTCG